GCACGTTTCGATCGAAACATTTTTATGGAACATTATTcggatttaaagttttttaacgcAAAGTGCGGAACAAAAAACGTAAGCTCTGGTTCATATGTTAGCATATTGAAAGAAATAATTAATTATCTCCCTTCTCAGGCTGAAACATTTGACGTTACAATTGATGACATTAAGACTGAGGCGGAAATGAATTATGATTTGTCCGCTTTGATTCGTTCTACTGAGGAAATGTACGGTTCCAGTGATGAGGGCGAAGAAGACAGCGATGCACAGGGGGACATCGAGAATGAtcctgaattttttgaaaaagaatttaacGCATATAAACGAAACTATTACATTACCAAAATGGGCTATGCAGAATTTGATGAGTGAGACCTAACAATTCTTTAATACGATCAtgcgtataatttttttctattttgcagGGAAGTGCGCGCTGAGCAAACAGAATGCTACATCAAAGCAATACAGTGGATTCTATATTATTATTACCAAGGAGTCCCTTCGTGGTCTTGGTTCTACCCACATCACTATGCACCTTTTATTAGTGATATCTACAACTTCAAGCACCTGGTGCCGAAATACAATATTGCAAAGCCATTTCTTCCCTTCCAACAACTGCTTAGTGTTTTACCAGCAGCTAGTAAGGACCATTTACCAAGCGCGTATCACAGGTTAATGACAGAACCCGACAGTCCGATAATCGATTACTATCCGGTTGATTTTGAAACTGATCTCAATGGGAAAAAGCAAACATGGGAAGCCGTCGTGCTTATTCCATTTATCGAAGAAAATCGATTACTCGCGGCCATGGAACTGTGCGATGCTTTCCTGACAGACGAAGAAAAGCAAAGGAATGTTCATGGCCCCATGATTGTGTATGAATACGACAAAGCCAGTACTGACCAGCTTCCGGCTTGCTATGGATTCGAGAGCATTGATCGACTCAAAGTTCGAAAACA
The genomic region above belongs to Uranotaenia lowii strain MFRU-FL unplaced genomic scaffold, ASM2978415v1 HiC_scaffold_1832, whole genome shotgun sequence and contains:
- the LOC129759532 gene encoding 5'-3' exoribonuclease 1-like, which produces MEHYSDLKFFNAKCGTKNAETFDVTIDDIKTEAEMNYDLSALIRSTEEMYGSSDEGEEDSDAQGDIENDPEFFEKEFNAYKRNYYITKMGYAEFDEEVRAEQTECYIKAIQWILYYYYQGVPSWSWFYPHHYAPFISDIYNFKHLVPKYNIAKPFLPFQQLLSVLPAASKDHLPSAYHRLMTEPDSPIIDYYPVDFETDLNGKKQTWEAVVLIPFIEENRLLAAMELCDAFLTDEEKQRNVHGPMIVYEYDKASTDQLPACYGFESIDRLKVRKQLINRDTLHVQDDKIVRGPTKGALLDGYIQGFPTFKHLAYH